The Gemmatimonadaceae bacterium genome contains a region encoding:
- a CDS encoding zinc ribbon domain-containing protein, producing the protein MPTYEYICLQCSAPYEVRLSMSAYSAGEGRRCPACGSTDVERRITGCGVLTGSRSGAGSGATSCGGNSGFT; encoded by the coding sequence ATGCCCACCTACGAGTACATCTGCCTCCAGTGCAGCGCCCCGTATGAGGTGCGCCTGTCCATGTCCGCCTACTCGGCGGGTGAGGGTCGGCGCTGTCCGGCGTGCGGTTCAACCGACGTCGAGCGTCGCATCACGGGGTGCGGGGTGCTGACGGGGAGCCGGTCCGGAGCCGGAAGCGGCGCCACCTCGTGCGGTGGCAACAGCGGCTTTACCTGA